Proteins encoded in a region of the Halosimplex halophilum genome:
- a CDS encoding formate/nitrite transporter family protein yields MADTDHESRAHGGDADDVPETGEVVPGRFSSDEVFQRIVADADHEITSGFRELFFSGVAGGFAITITFLLYASLSASTDSTVLAVMLYPLGFLYIIIGGYQLYTENTLPPVALTLERLASLPALVRHWLIVLAGNFAGGAVGAVVLAYGGVFEPAAAEYALGLARNGIETPVTALFFKAAFAGLIVAGVVWMDFAARDTISRIAIVYLAFLAIPLGNLFHVVVSFTEVVYTMLAGDLALVPGLTQFVIPVLLGNTLGGILLVTVVNYYQTSERRLEIEQFENVRRLSLREMLLGNLAGRSYVPLVDTLEEFVRDPDSYRILVPIANPRTEAPLVEFACALASTREKGTVHALHIVQAPSNRPLDDGDRARITSESERLMADLEQQVGREDVTVETSTIVSSRSFEEVFDRARRTRPDLALLGWGQGRLWNAARAERPLDELTNRLPCDFLVVKDRGLDCSRVLLPTAGGPDSDLSAEVARALQTTAGAEVSLLHVVDGPDRREAGQRFLDEWGEAHDLGGAATIVDDSGDVEAAIESAAADHTLVLLGATERGMISRLVTDSLHLDVVNDVDASVLFAERPTDRPLVERLFGSGRREQSGAGSDR; encoded by the coding sequence ATGGCCGACACCGACCACGAGTCGCGGGCACACGGGGGGGACGCAGACGACGTCCCCGAGACCGGGGAGGTCGTCCCCGGCCGGTTCTCCTCCGACGAGGTGTTCCAGCGGATCGTCGCCGACGCCGACCACGAGATCACGTCCGGCTTCCGCGAGCTGTTCTTCAGCGGCGTCGCCGGCGGCTTCGCCATCACGATCACCTTCCTGCTGTACGCCTCGCTGTCGGCGTCGACCGACTCGACGGTCCTGGCGGTGATGCTCTACCCGCTCGGGTTCCTCTACATCATCATCGGGGGCTACCAGCTCTACACCGAGAACACGCTCCCGCCGGTCGCGCTCACGCTGGAGCGGCTGGCCAGCCTCCCGGCGCTGGTGCGCCACTGGCTGATCGTCCTCGCGGGGAACTTCGCCGGCGGCGCCGTCGGCGCGGTCGTGCTCGCCTACGGCGGCGTCTTCGAGCCCGCCGCCGCGGAGTACGCCCTCGGGCTGGCACGGAACGGCATCGAGACGCCCGTCACGGCGCTGTTTTTCAAGGCCGCGTTCGCCGGGCTGATCGTCGCCGGCGTCGTCTGGATGGACTTCGCCGCCCGCGACACCATCTCCCGGATCGCCATCGTCTACCTCGCCTTCCTGGCGATCCCGCTCGGCAACCTCTTCCACGTCGTCGTCTCCTTTACCGAGGTGGTCTACACGATGCTGGCCGGCGACCTCGCGCTGGTCCCCGGGCTCACCCAGTTCGTGATCCCGGTCCTGCTGGGCAACACGCTCGGGGGCATCCTGCTCGTGACGGTCGTCAACTACTACCAGACCAGCGAGCGCCGCCTGGAGATCGAGCAGTTCGAGAACGTCCGCCGGCTCTCGCTGCGGGAGATGCTGCTGGGCAACCTCGCCGGGCGGTCGTACGTCCCGCTGGTCGACACCCTGGAGGAGTTCGTCCGCGACCCCGACTCCTACCGGATCCTGGTTCCGATCGCGAACCCGCGGACGGAGGCGCCGCTGGTCGAGTTCGCCTGCGCGCTGGCCAGCACGCGCGAGAAGGGGACCGTCCACGCCCTCCACATCGTCCAGGCGCCGTCGAACCGCCCGCTCGACGACGGCGACCGGGCCCGGATCACCAGCGAGTCCGAGCGGCTCATGGCCGACCTCGAACAGCAGGTCGGCCGCGAGGACGTGACCGTCGAGACCTCGACCATCGTCTCCTCGCGCTCGTTCGAGGAGGTGTTCGACCGGGCGCGGCGCACCCGCCCGGACCTGGCGCTGCTGGGCTGGGGGCAGGGCCGGCTCTGGAACGCCGCCCGCGCCGAGCGGCCGCTGGACGAGCTGACCAACCGTCTGCCCTGCGACTTTCTCGTCGTCAAGGACCGCGGGCTCGACTGTTCGCGGGTCCTGCTGCCCACGGCGGGCGGCCCGGACTCCGACCTCAGCGCCGAGGTGGCGCGCGCGCTCCAGACGACCGCCGGCGCCGAGGTGTCGCTGCTGCACGTCGTCGACGGCCCCGACCGGCGCGAGGCGGGCCAGCGGTTCCTCGACGAGTGGGGCGAGGCGCACGACCTGGGCGGGGCGGCCACGATCGTCGACGACTCCGGCGACGTGGAAGCGGCCATCGAGTCGGCGGCGGCCGACCACACGCTGGTACTGCTCGGCGCGACCGAGCGGGGGATGATCTCGCGGCTGGTCACCGACTCGCTGCACCTCGACGTGGTCAACGACGTCGACGCCTCGGTGCTGTTCGCCGAGCGACCGACCGACCGGCCGCTGGTCGAGCGGCTGTTCGGGAGCGGGCGACGGGAGCAGAGCGGCGCGGGCTCGGACAGGTAA